The Cannabis sativa cultivar Pink pepper isolate KNU-18-1 chromosome 8, ASM2916894v1, whole genome shotgun sequence genomic interval ACAACATCACGGCCCACAATGCTCCAACATTTCTGGTAAAACGCAGGTGTCATGCCATCTGGACCAGGACTTTTATCAGGATGCATCTAAAAAATCGCCTTTTTAACCTCCTCTTCAGAAACAGCCGTACTCAACTCCTCATGAACAAGGCTAGGCACCGAGCTATTGACACTATCAATCACTTCTTGGCAAGTCGAATTAGAAGCTTGAAATAGAGTTGAGAAATAGTCAATCATCACCTGAGCGAGCCTATTATCCCAACCTACACGGACTCCATTATCATTCTTCAAAGTAACAATTTTGTTGTGTCTCTTCCTAGTTGTGGCAGCCTTATGAAAATAGCTACTATTATGATCACCTTCCTTCAACCATAGCTGTTTAGAACGCTGCTTCCAAAAGGATTCTCTCTGATCAAGAACATGAAACAACTCCTCCTTTACTTCTTTGTGTCGCTGAATAGAGGCAGTGTCCCTTTTATTGGCCAATCTTTGAATCTCTTTCTTACACCGAGAGATACGAACCTTGAAATTTCTAGTCACCTCCTTCCCCCAAATACTCAACTTATCTGCACACCGAGTCAACTTATTTGGCAAACTATCATCACCCCCACTCTCCCAACAATCCCGTACAATTTCAAAGCACTTGGCTCCTTGAGCCAAGCGTTTTCAAACTTGAAATTATGATTTGGAGTGTAACAATGACTGAGTTTAGGTCCAAAAAAGATAGGACAATGATCAGAAGATGAGATTTCAAGATTAAGAAGAGAAGCACCTTGGAAAAGTTGAGACCAAGCATTGTTGACAAGGGCACGGTCCAAGCGCACCTCTATCCAATTTCGAGAGCCCCTGCTTTTCTCCCAAGTGAACGGATGGCCCATAAGTTCCACATCTGTTAAATTGCAGTCATTCAAAGCTTGTTGGAACCCGTCAATCAAACGTTGAGGATAAGGCCTTCCACCCCGTTTATCTTCATGCCTCACAATGTTATTCAAGTCTCCTATTACACACCAAGGAATAGAAGAATCAGTCGCCAAGGTTCGA includes:
- the LOC133030419 gene encoding uncharacterized protein LOC133030419; amino-acid sequence: MGRMLKFDGAFGVEAQGSSGGLALFWKNQDDGRVMGYSNNHIEFLVESSERGVWRLTGFYGEPERVNRHRSWTLLRTLATDSSIPWCVIGDLNNIVRHEDKRGGRPYPQRLIDGFQQALNDCNLTDVELMGHPFTWEKSRGSRNWIEVRLDRALVNNAWSQLFQGASLLNLEISSSDHYKLSIWGKEVTRNFKVRISRCKKEIQRLANKRDTASIQRHKEVKEELFHVLDQRESFWKQRSKQLWLKEGDHNSSYFHKAATTRKRHNKIVTLKNDNGVRVGWDNRLAQVMIDYFSTLFQASNSTCQEVIDSVNSSVPSLVHEELSTAVSEEEVKKAIF